The following is a genomic window from Rubeoparvulum massiliense.
AACCGCCCCTTTCAAAATGGTAAGGAAGAGTTTTACATGAGATCACCATCTGAAACCCGATCTGACAGAAAGAGATCATCCAGTGAGCTTAGACTTCCATCTTCCTCTACCTGATAAATATGTTTGGCAGTCGTACCAGTCTGCTCAAATTCTACAAAACAATGCCAACAGTAATATTGGTTGGTTCCCACCCTACCTGTATCGATGCTGCCACAATTAGGACATGTGATCATAAGCCTTCCTCCTAGGGTTCCACCGATTCGGCATCGTGAGGAACGATTAAGGCATCCTTACCCCAAGCTAGTTGTGCAGGATGCCTTAACACTTGTCGTCCTTCCATCACATCTGCCATAAATCCATCGGATAGTTCATACCCTAGAATCATGCCCAATTCAGGTTGAAAATATACGTCCTGAATCTGTCCCAATTCCTTCCCATTCACCGTATAAACCATCTTCCCCTTCAGGGTTTGATCGCCACGAAGCATGGTAATATACGAAAAGTCAGGGAAAGGCTGAATCACTTCCTCAGAAGCGATGGATATGCAATCTTCACCAATGGCAACAATCTGCTGACTGGGAACCATCTCACCTTTTTTAAAAAAGCCTTTCTCCTCCAAGAGAATACCCTCTAATCTCCAGTGCTCATTGAAAAGAAGGTCACGTACTTCCCCTACACATTTCCCCGTATCGATGGCAAAAACAGGTAGACCCAATACATGCTCCGCCTTTTGCATCACGAGGGCCGCTCTCCGTATATGTTAGTATGAGTTGGGATTAAAAAAAGAATGAGCGTTGAATTATCCCTCTATTGAGATATTTTGTAGACGCTCACATAGATAGGTGTAACGTTTCCCCTCGTCAGTTCGCTGGATCCCGTGCTGAAACGCAGCCAACTCACCGCAGAGAATTAAGTAGGACTTGCCACGAGTAACTGCTGTATAGATTAGATTGCGTCGTAGCATGCGATAATATTGACGACTTAGAGGGATAATAACCATGGAGAACTCACTACCCTGGGCCTTATGGATGGAGCAGCAATAGGAGAGGGTTAATTGGTTCGCATCCTTCTTCTCATAACGCACTTCGATCCCATCGAAATCCACCACTAAGGTCTCTGCATCAGCATCTTGTTCTCCTGGTTGGAGAATCGCCACCACTTCACCCATATCCCCGTTATAGACACCAGCATTAGGGTCATTCACCAATTGTAAGACCTTATCGCCTGTCCGAAAAACAGTGTCATGCCAATTGATTTCACGCTTCTCCTCAGAAGGTGGATTAAAAAGAGCTTGGAGCTCCTGATTCAAATTATCAATTCCCAAAACACCACGATACATGGGAGCCAATACTTGGAGCTCCTTGGCTTCAAAGCCCTTGGATAAAGCATTTTGACATACCTGTTTTACCACGTCTAAAAGCTGAGTTGATGAGCAAGCTAAGAAGGCGCGATCATTCTGCTTTTCTAAAATGTCCTCAGGACAGTGACCTTCCCGTATGGCATGGGCTAGCTGAATAATTGAGGATCCTTCGGCCTGACGATAGATGGTATCTAAGGTGATCACAGGGATTAATTCACTCTGGATTATATCCTGTAGCACACGACCTGGTCCCACCGAGGGAAGCTGGTGCACATCACCAACGAGGATCACCTTCACCTGATCAGGGAGCGCTCGTAAGAGTTGGAAAGCAAGATAGGTATCCACCATGGAGGACTCATCAATAATAAAGAGCTTCCCAGAGACAGGATTCTCTTCATCATATTGCACGCCCTCCCCATTCCAGCCCAGCATACGATGGATCGTCATCGCTGGCAAGCCCGTGGACTCTGCCATGCGCTTGGCTGCACGTCCAGTGGGTGCAATGAGGCGAACGGGATAGGGATCACCATCAGGATCACGATAATCCTCAGGATCCAATGAATGACCATACAGGTCACTAAACACCTCACAAATTCCCCGTATCACTGTGGTTTTCCCTGTTCCGGGTCCCCCAGTTAGGATCAGGATAGAAGCTTTCATTGCCAGTTCAATGGCTTCGCGCTGCTTCTCCGAATAGGTGATACCATGTTGTTCCTCAACGCGCCCGATGGATTTGTACAACTCATCGAGGGTAAATGTCTGGGTTGCTTCCTGTGAGCTAATACGAGATAGAGCTTGGGCCACTCCCCGCTCAGAAAAGTAGAGAGAGGGTAAATACACCCGTTCCTCATCCATGATCAATTTATCATCTGCAACCAAACCTCCGAGCATCTGAGTAATCTGCGTAATGGCTACTGCCTCTTGCTCAGGCTGGATCAACTCCAATGCCTTCTCTAAGAGTTCAACATCAAGCAAGAATACATGACCGTTCCTCTGACACTCTTCCTGGAGCACATAGAGAATGGCTGCTCGTTGTCGTTCTGGTGCATCTGGTGCCATACCAAGAGCCTGAGCAATTCGATCCGCTCGTTGAAACCCAATCCCCTCCACATCCTCAATCAATTGAAAGGGATTATGCTTACAGATCTGGAGTGCTTCCTCACTGTAGGCTTGATAAATCCGATTCACAAGCTGCGGACCAATGCCGAAGGGATACAGGAAGACCATGAGCTGCTCAATCATATGGTTCTCTGCGATCCCCTTTTGCAGCGTATTGATCTTATCCATGGATATCCCAGAAACCTCTGCTAACCGTTCTGGTTCCTGACTAATGATTTCAAGGCAATGATCACCAAAATGATCCACTAGCTTCTCGGCAGTCCTTACGCCGATGCCAGGAAAGAGATCACTAGAGAGATACTTAATTACCCCTTCACGACTGCTCGGTTTCACACGTTCAAAATACTGAGGTATAAATTGGCGCCCATACTTCGGGTGATTCTGCCAGTCCCCATAAAAGATCAGCCACTCTTCTTCATGAGGCAACGGAAAATAGCCAGCAACCACAATGTTCTTCTCCGATGGAGAGGAGGCTTCTTCCACTTGGAAACGGATGACGCTATAAAGATTCTCAACATTATGGAAAACAGCCTGGATCATCTGACCTCGGACATACTCCACTTCTTCTCGCTTCAACCCTTCCATCGTCCTCCTCCTCCCTCCTTGCATTGCGCTTCTTCCCGATCCTTACATCATTCCAAATTAATGGAGATGCTCGTAATCCTCGGCTTCATCGTGGGCTCCTTCTTCATATTGGTGGATCAGTTGAAGGGCTTGAGCAGAAAGCTGATGATCTGAATCAAGCTCTAGGGCCTGGGTTAATGCCGTCTTCGCAAGATCTAATCGATCAAGGTAAACAAAGGCGATCCCCAAATTGTAATGGGCATCCACATGGGTGGGCTCCAACTCGATGACCCGGGAAAAACAAGCTAACCCATACTCAATTTGTCCGAGCTTTGCATGAATGAGCCCCTTGTAGAAAAGGGCTTCAATATCATAGGGATTATGGCCATACGCTTCATCCATGTAGGAGAGCGCTTCCTGCGTTGACCCTTGCTCATAATAGATCTTCCCGATCATAAAATGAGCATCGCCACTTTCTAGTCCCTGTTGAATCGCGTTCTCATAGGACTGAATAGCAATCGGGTAGAGTCCTAAACCATACTGAGCATTGGCTAGACCATAGTAAGCCGTTGCTAAGGTTGGATCTAGCTCAAGGGCTTGCTCATAAAGAAGGGAAGCCTGCTCATATCCTCCCTGTAAGGAGAGAATATCACCTAAATTAATGAAGGGGTTGGGATAAGACGGATCAACAGCAACCGCTTGTTGTAGTAGATCAGCCGCTTCTTGTGGCTTCTCCTGTTCCAACAGCTCAAGGGCTTGGTGATGTAGATCCTCAGCTTTCTTTCGTATTGTCTGTTGATCATCTTCATGCTTCGTCAAATGATAAAACCCCTTTCTACTCATCATTGAGAACAATTATTTTCTAATCTTTATCGAAACATCCTGTTTGCCTCTCTCATCGGATGAGTTAGGCTTGTAGACGTTGAACAATTTTCGTTATTTCTAAGAGCGCTTGCTGCAGTTCCTCTACTTGAAGCTCATAGCCAAGACTAAAGCGGATGGCATTCTCCATCCGTTGCTGATCTAGCCCCATGGCTTGGAGGACATGGGAGACTTCAATGGAACCTGCAGAGCAAGCAGATCCAGCAGATGCCGCAACTCCTGCCAAATCTAAATTCATCAACATCATCTCATTCTGAATACCGGGAAAGCTGACATTGATAATATGAGGGAGGGTCTCCTCTTCATGCCCATTCAGAAGAGGTACTGGCTTGATCTTCAATAAGCCCTCCAAAAATACCTTTCGAAGCTGTATCACCTTCTGAAACCGTTCTTCTCGTTCTGTCAGCAATAACTCCACTGCCTTGGCAAAGCCTGCAATAGCTCCAACATTCTCAGTCCCTGCCCGTCGTTCCCGCTCCTGCTTACCTCCCAGCTGACGCGCATAAAGTGGGTGGGTTCGCCGAACATAGAGTGCTCCCGCTCCCTTGGGTCCATTGATCTTATGGGAGGAGATTGTGAGGAGATCCGCATGCAATTCCTCTACATCGATAGGATAATAGGGATAGCCTTGGACCGCATCCACATGAAAGGCTACTCCCTGCTCCGCTGCCAATTCACCAATAGCTTGAATTGGTTGTAATGTCCCCACCTCATTGTTACCAAACATCACACTAATCAAGGTGGTATCTGGACGCAACGCTGCTTTCAAATCAGCAATGGTCACACGACCATACTGATCTACAGGAAGGAAGGTAACCTCAAAGCCCCATTCCTCAAGAAAATGAGCTGCTTCCAGCACAGCAGGATGTTCAATCTGTGTTGTAATGATGTGGCGACCTTGCTCCCGTAACGCCATAGCTGTTCCGACGATGGCAAGATTATCTGCCTCCGTTCCACCACTGGTAAAGATAATTTCCGAAGGATGGGCATGAAGACTGGTTGCTACCAGATCACGAGCGCGATCCATCATACTCCGGGCCTGACGTCCAATCTGATGAAGACTGGAAGGATTGCCATAATATTGTTGATAATAAGGAAGCATCGCCTCCACCACCTCTGGACGAACAGGGGTGGTCGCAGCATGGTCTAAATCGATTACCATTGCCATCAACGTCACCTTCTCCAATTAAATATAAAACATATAGCCATCGGGCTCTTCTTCCGTTTCCTCTTCAATCATCTCAGCCAAGGTAGTACCATTGAGGACCTGAGCAATACTATCTCGCAGTCGTAACCAGAGGCGTCGTTTCGCTGGATCCTCTTCGGTCTCAAAATCCACCGGGCTTAAGGGTCCTTCCAAGGCGCGTAAGATTTCACCTACGGTAATCTCCTGTGGCGAGCGACTTAACCGATACCCACCATAAGCTCCTCGTACACTCTTGATCAAGCTAGCATGGCGTAAAGGAGGGATGAGCTGCTCTAGATAGTGTTCAGAGAGCTGATTACGCTGAGCGATCTCCTTCAAGGGCAGAGGCTGGTTCTCCTCATGGCGAGCCAGTTCCATCATCACCGTGAGACCATAGCGCCCCCGTGTGGTAATCTTCATTCCTCTTCCCCTCTCTCTCCTTCCTCGGTGATCCCGTGGAGGGAATCAAGGAAGGCTTTTAGTTTTCGTTCATAGCCAATCTCTTTTGGCTGATAGAAACTGGTCTTCACTTCGTCAGGTAAATACTGCTGTCCTACGAAGCCAAAGGGATAATCATGGGGGTATAAGTAGCCTTTCCCATGTCCCAACCGTTTCGCTCCTTTATAGCTTGCATCACGTAAATGCTGCGGCACATTGCCTTGTCCATGTTGGCGAATATAGGCGAGAGCAGCATTGATCCCATTATAGGAGGCATTACTCTTCGGTGCAGAAGCCAAAAAAGTGGTGGCCTGTCCTAAAATAATCCGTCCCTCTGGCATCCCTACGAATTGCAGGGCTTGTAAGCATGCTACCGCCACTTGAATCCCCCGGGGGTCCGCATTTCCAATATCCTCACTGGCACTGATCACCAGACGGCGTGCAATAAACTTCGGATCCTCCCCTGCCTCTAGCATCACAGCCAGCCAATAGAGAGCGGCATCAGGATCAGAGCCACGGATAGATTTAATAAAGGCTGAAATAATATCATAATGCTGATCGCCACCTTTATCATAGCGGACAGCACGACGTTGAATCGATTCTTCTGCCACAGCTAAGGTGACATGGATGGTACCATCAGCAGCCATGGGTGTTGTGGTCACAGCTAGCTCTAAAGCATTGAGTAGTCTACGAGCATCACCACCTGCGTACTCTACTAGGTGGTGAAATGCCTCTTCATCTACTTGGATATGGAGATCACCAAATCCAGCTGCCGAATCCTGCAAGGCGCGTTCGCCAATCTGGCGAAGCTCCTGCTCATTCAAGAGATGAAGTTGAAAAATTTGCGACCGAGAGAGCAGCGCTTGATTCACTTCAAAGAAGGGATTCTCTGTGGTTGCACCGATTAAGATAATCGTCCCATCCTCTACATAGGGTAGTAAAGCATCCTGCTGTGCTTTATTAAACCGATGAATTTCATCGATGAAGAGGATGGTTCGGCGCTGATCCATGGCTAAGCGATTCTTGGCCTCTTCCATTAGCTTGCGCAGATCCGCCACACCTGATGTGACAGCATTCAATTTGGCAAAGTGACTCTTGGTTTGTGCGGCGATCACCTGAGCCAATGTGGTCTTTCCTGTCCCCGGAGGGCCATAGAAAATGAGGGAAGAGAGCTGATCAGCTTCGATAGCACGGCGCAACAGCTTGCCTGGCCCTAATAGATGGCTCTGCCCTACCACCTCGTCCAAGGAATGGGGGCGCATCCGAGCTGCCAGGGGACCTCGTTTACCTTCATCCTGTTGTTGCTCTTCATAGGCTGAAAAAAGATCCATATAGCCTCCTCCTCCGTTTTTGTTCCGTCCTAATCTCTACTCATTATAGGAAAGTGTATTCCCAGTGTAAAGGTTGGTTTTCCATTGAAAGCCATGAAAAAATGAGCGTTTCAAGAACGCCCATTTTTTCAGTGAATATGAAGCGAAAATTATTCGAAAGAAAATGTATAGATTCGTTCGATCTTATGGCGATTACCTGTCGATTACATATTCTAGTCACTGTTTCTACATCTCATTCGATGCAGGTGTCGAGGCCATTCGGTCATTCCTGAGCTTGAGCAGATAGGTCACAACGACAAAGAGAAGCAGTGTTGCCAACAATCCGATGATGGTACTACCAGTGAAGCCTAGCACCAAATAACCGACAGCTGAAATCAACCCCACAGTTATAGCATAGGGTAATTGGGTTATCACGTGATCAATATGGTGGCTACCTGCCCCTGTAGAGGAAAGAATGGTGGTATCTGAGATGGGAGAGCAATGGTCCCCGAAGACAGAGCCAGCGAGAACACTGGCGAGGCTGGGCAAGAGAAGAGTAGGATCAACTGTAACCGCGATATCTGCTGCAATGCCTAGCATCACCCCAAAAGTACCCCAGGAGGTGCCGGTTGCCAAGGACATAAAACTGGCGATGATAAAGAGTAGAAATGGTAAGAAGGCAAGATTGATATGGGCATCCACCAGTCCTGCGAGATACCTTCCTGTCCCAATCTCACCAATAATCTCAATAATGGTCCAGGCAAAGATCAAAATATAGATGGCTGGAAGCATGGATTTAATCCCATTCCAAATCCCCTTGCGAAATTGCGGAAATGGGACATCCTTTTTGATGAAGAGGGCAAATGTGACCAGCATACCGAGAAGTCCCCCATAGAATAAGGAAGCAGCCACATCTGTATTTTCAAAGATGGTAAAGATGGTGACTTCGCCTTCCACAGCTTGTAGCCCCGTAATAAACATGAACGCCACGGTGGTTGCTACAAGCACGAAGATGGGAAGAACTAGATCAAGGACGCGTCCTTGATGACTATGGGCAATCTCACTTTGCCCAGGAGCAGCACCCTTGCTTGGATCCACCAGTTGGTTGTGGTAGAATGCTCGATCCTCATGCTCTTTCATTTTTCCTAAATTCAGATTGAAAATCGCTGTAGCAAAGACGAAGAGGATGGTAATGATGGCATAAAAGTTCATGGGGATGGTTTGGAGAAACGCACTCAATGGGCTGAGATCGGCAATCTGTAGCGTGAGAAAAATACCACCGATGATGGAGATAATATAGGCGCCCCAACTGGAGATGGGAGCAATGACACAGACAGGAGCAGATGTGGAATCGACGATATAAGCCAGTTTTGCCCGCGATACCCGCTGTCGATCAGTGATGGGTCTGCTCACATTCCCTACGATTAAGCTATTGAAGTAATCATCAATAAAAATGATAAGACCAAGAACTGCGGTCGTTAATTGGGCTCCAACTCGTGTTTTCACCCGCTTCATGGCCCATTCGCCAAAAGCGCGACTACCACCAGATAGGGCTACCAATGAAGTGATGACCCCAAGCATTAAGAGGAAGGATAGATTATAGACATTCCACTGATTGATTCCACCTTCTTCGATGAA
Proteins encoded in this region:
- a CDS encoding PRC-barrel domain-containing protein, with protein sequence MQKAEHVLGLPVFAIDTGKCVGEVRDLLFNEHWRLEGILLEEKGFFKKGEMVPSQQIVAIGEDCISIASEEVIQPFPDFSYITMLRGDQTLKGKMVYTVNGKELGQIQDVYFQPELGMILGYELSDGFMADVMEGRQVLRHPAQLAWGKDALIVPHDAESVEP
- the recD2 gene encoding SF1B family DNA helicase RecD2; this encodes MEGLKREEVEYVRGQMIQAVFHNVENLYSVIRFQVEEASSPSEKNIVVAGYFPLPHEEEWLIFYGDWQNHPKYGRQFIPQYFERVKPSSREGVIKYLSSDLFPGIGVRTAEKLVDHFGDHCLEIISQEPERLAEVSGISMDKINTLQKGIAENHMIEQLMVFLYPFGIGPQLVNRIYQAYSEEALQICKHNPFQLIEDVEGIGFQRADRIAQALGMAPDAPERQRAAILYVLQEECQRNGHVFLLDVELLEKALELIQPEQEAVAITQITQMLGGLVADDKLIMDEERVYLPSLYFSERGVAQALSRISSQEATQTFTLDELYKSIGRVEEQHGITYSEKQREAIELAMKASILILTGGPGTGKTTVIRGICEVFSDLYGHSLDPEDYRDPDGDPYPVRLIAPTGRAAKRMAESTGLPAMTIHRMLGWNGEGVQYDEENPVSGKLFIIDESSMVDTYLAFQLLRALPDQVKVILVGDVHQLPSVGPGRVLQDIIQSELIPVITLDTIYRQAEGSSIIQLAHAIREGHCPEDILEKQNDRAFLACSSTQLLDVVKQVCQNALSKGFEAKELQVLAPMYRGVLGIDNLNQELQALFNPPSEEKREINWHDTVFRTGDKVLQLVNDPNAGVYNGDMGEVVAILQPGEQDADAETLVVDFDGIEVRYEKKDANQLTLSYCCSIHKAQGSEFSMVIIPLSRQYYRMLRRNLIYTAVTRGKSYLILCGELAAFQHGIQRTDEGKRYTYLCERLQNISIEG
- a CDS encoding tetratricopeptide repeat protein — protein: MTKHEDDQQTIRKKAEDLHHQALELLEQEKPQEAADLLQQAVAVDPSYPNPFINLGDILSLQGGYEQASLLYEQALELDPTLATAYYGLANAQYGLGLYPIAIQSYENAIQQGLESGDAHFMIGKIYYEQGSTQEALSYMDEAYGHNPYDIEALFYKGLIHAKLGQIEYGLACFSRVIELEPTHVDAHYNLGIAFVYLDRLDLAKTALTQALELDSDHQLSAQALQLIHQYEEGAHDEAEDYEHLH
- a CDS encoding cysteine desulfurase family protein translates to MAMVIDLDHAATTPVRPEVVEAMLPYYQQYYGNPSSLHQIGRQARSMMDRARDLVATSLHAHPSEIIFTSGGTEADNLAIVGTAMALREQGRHIITTQIEHPAVLEAAHFLEEWGFEVTFLPVDQYGRVTIADLKAALRPDTTLISVMFGNNEVGTLQPIQAIGELAAEQGVAFHVDAVQGYPYYPIDVEELHADLLTISSHKINGPKGAGALYVRRTHPLYARQLGGKQERERRAGTENVGAIAGFAKAVELLLTEREERFQKVIQLRKVFLEGLLKIKPVPLLNGHEEETLPHIINVSFPGIQNEMMLMNLDLAGVAASAGSACSAGSIEVSHVLQAMGLDQQRMENAIRFSLGYELQVEELQQALLEITKIVQRLQA
- the cymR gene encoding cysteine metabolism transcriptional regulator CymR, yielding MKITTRGRYGLTVMMELARHEENQPLPLKEIAQRNQLSEHYLEQLIPPLRHASLIKSVRGAYGGYRLSRSPQEITVGEILRALEGPLSPVDFETEEDPAKRRLWLRLRDSIAQVLNGTTLAEMIEEETEEEPDGYMFYI
- a CDS encoding AAA family ATPase; this encodes MDLFSAYEEQQQDEGKRGPLAARMRPHSLDEVVGQSHLLGPGKLLRRAIEADQLSSLIFYGPPGTGKTTLAQVIAAQTKSHFAKLNAVTSGVADLRKLMEEAKNRLAMDQRRTILFIDEIHRFNKAQQDALLPYVEDGTIILIGATTENPFFEVNQALLSRSQIFQLHLLNEQELRQIGERALQDSAAGFGDLHIQVDEEAFHHLVEYAGGDARRLLNALELAVTTTPMAADGTIHVTLAVAEESIQRRAVRYDKGGDQHYDIISAFIKSIRGSDPDAALYWLAVMLEAGEDPKFIARRLVISASEDIGNADPRGIQVAVACLQALQFVGMPEGRIILGQATTFLASAPKSNASYNGINAALAYIRQHGQGNVPQHLRDASYKGAKRLGHGKGYLYPHDYPFGFVGQQYLPDEVKTSFYQPKEIGYERKLKAFLDSLHGITEEGERGEEE
- a CDS encoding Na+/H+ antiporter NhaC family protein, with the translated sequence MEESALSLIPPVLALVMVILTRKVLLSLGAGIVVGAFMLSYAGLPGDESFIAGIFTSLITSVVMIFGILKGIFIEEGGINQWNVYNLSFLLMLGVITSLVALSGGSRAFGEWAMKRVKTRVGAQLTTAVLGLIIFIDDYFNSLIVGNVSRPITDRQRVSRAKLAYIVDSTSAPVCVIAPISSWGAYIISIIGGIFLTLQIADLSPLSAFLQTIPMNFYAIITILFVFATAIFNLNLGKMKEHEDRAFYHNQLVDPSKGAAPGQSEIAHSHQGRVLDLVLPIFVLVATTVAFMFITGLQAVEGEVTIFTIFENTDVAASLFYGGLLGMLVTFALFIKKDVPFPQFRKGIWNGIKSMLPAIYILIFAWTIIEIIGEIGTGRYLAGLVDAHINLAFLPFLLFIIASFMSLATGTSWGTFGVMLGIAADIAVTVDPTLLLPSLASVLAGSVFGDHCSPISDTTILSSTGAGSHHIDHVITQLPYAITVGLISAVGYLVLGFTGSTIIGLLATLLLFVVVTYLLKLRNDRMASTPASNEM